A DNA window from Candidatus Bodocaedibacter vickermanii contains the following coding sequences:
- the infB gene encoding translation initiation factor IF-2 yields MTDNNNNPPKERKPLTLSKDVSKASGSEGDRVRQSFTHGRSKSVVVEVKKRRGTDVNKESSLEEKLSGNLKTEEIQARLQALKQAQKETAEIKEEAAVEKIIINEQPEEPVEAPAVEVPLKDVEHKDLIKPKERFKTDATEEVEEEARAVKKRNVPLPRVVRDTERRQTKKVNVQVAFDENYEGAKKRSMASIRRAREKERRKAFEDGTLQKVIRTVMLPEAITVQDLSNRMAEKAVDVVRALMKMGMMVSMNEIIDADTAELIIGEFGHKVERVGNEDIERDILSQEDENVTLISRPPVVTIMGHVDHGKTSLLDALRQTDVAAKEAGGITQHIGAYQITLDNGKRITFIDTPGHEAFSEMRSRGANVTDIVVLVVAADDGIKEQTIEAINHAKAAGVTIIVAINKMDKPGADPMRVRHELLSHEIVLEDFGGDILAVEVSAKQKLGLEKLEETILLQAEMMDLKANPNRAADGAIVEARLEKGRGAIATVLVQRGTLNVGDLFVAGAETGRIRVLQNSLGQTVKSAGPGTPVEVMGFSGVPIAGDKFLVVENESQAKAIAERYRQKYQDERNKVMSQQQRSLLTMDADGKHQWLNVIIKADVHGSLEAISTSLLKVAHEEISVRVMHGGVGGITESDISLANTSNAMIIAFNVRATPQAKEVATRQGVDIRYYSIIYEAIDDVKKAMSGLLSPHLKENFLGYAEIRQVFTITGSGKIAGCMITSGTVKRGCKVRLIRDNVVIHEGDLKSLRREKEEVKEVREGFECGIALQSYQDIKEKDMIECFEVEEIARVVS; encoded by the coding sequence ATGACTGACAACAACAACAACCCTCCTAAAGAACGCAAGCCATTGACGCTATCAAAGGACGTATCTAAGGCTAGTGGGTCTGAGGGAGATCGTGTTCGACAAAGTTTTACACATGGACGCAGCAAGTCTGTAGTCGTAGAAGTAAAAAAACGTCGTGGAACTGATGTCAACAAAGAATCTTCATTAGAAGAAAAACTATCTGGTAATTTAAAGACTGAAGAAATTCAAGCGCGGTTACAAGCTTTAAAACAAGCGCAAAAAGAAACCGCTGAAATTAAAGAAGAAGCTGCAGTCGAAAAAATTATCATCAATGAGCAACCAGAAGAGCCGGTTGAGGCTCCTGCAGTTGAGGTTCCGTTGAAAGATGTGGAGCACAAGGATCTTATTAAACCAAAAGAGCGGTTTAAAACTGATGCAACAGAAGAAGTCGAAGAAGAAGCTCGTGCGGTAAAAAAACGTAATGTTCCATTGCCCAGAGTTGTGCGGGATACTGAGCGCAGGCAAACAAAGAAAGTAAACGTTCAAGTTGCGTTTGATGAAAATTATGAAGGTGCAAAAAAGCGCAGTATGGCGTCAATTCGACGTGCTAGAGAAAAAGAACGTCGCAAAGCATTTGAAGATGGAACGCTTCAAAAAGTAATTAGAACAGTTATGTTGCCAGAGGCGATTACAGTTCAAGATCTTTCAAATCGAATGGCTGAAAAAGCAGTTGATGTTGTGAGAGCTTTGATGAAAATGGGCATGATGGTCAGCATGAATGAGATCATTGATGCAGACACTGCAGAGCTGATTATCGGAGAATTCGGTCATAAAGTTGAACGTGTTGGTAATGAAGATATTGAACGCGATATTTTAAGTCAAGAAGATGAAAACGTCACGTTGATATCTCGCCCACCAGTGGTAACTATTATGGGACACGTTGACCATGGTAAGACATCGTTGTTGGATGCATTGCGTCAAACAGATGTGGCAGCAAAAGAAGCGGGTGGAATTACCCAGCATATTGGTGCGTATCAAATTACGTTGGATAACGGAAAGCGCATTACATTCATTGATACTCCGGGTCATGAAGCATTTAGCGAGATGCGCTCTCGTGGAGCGAATGTAACGGATATCGTGGTGTTGGTTGTTGCTGCAGATGATGGTATTAAAGAACAAACTATTGAAGCGATCAATCATGCTAAAGCTGCGGGTGTCACCATTATCGTTGCGATTAACAAAATGGATAAGCCGGGTGCGGATCCAATGCGTGTTCGACATGAGCTTTTGTCTCATGAGATTGTCTTAGAAGATTTCGGTGGTGATATTTTAGCCGTTGAAGTTTCTGCAAAACAGAAATTAGGGTTGGAGAAATTAGAAGAAACAATTTTGTTGCAAGCTGAAATGATGGATTTGAAGGCAAATCCAAATCGTGCGGCTGATGGAGCAATTGTGGAAGCACGGTTAGAAAAAGGACGCGGAGCCATTGCGACAGTTCTTGTTCAACGCGGAACATTGAATGTTGGTGATCTGTTTGTGGCGGGTGCCGAAACAGGTCGTATTCGTGTTCTTCAAAATAGCCTTGGTCAAACAGTTAAATCTGCGGGTCCTGGAACGCCTGTTGAAGTTATGGGATTCAGTGGTGTGCCCATCGCGGGGGATAAATTCCTTGTGGTTGAAAACGAATCGCAAGCAAAAGCAATTGCTGAACGTTACCGTCAGAAATATCAAGATGAACGCAACAAGGTGATGTCGCAACAACAGCGCTCATTATTGACGATGGATGCAGACGGAAAACATCAGTGGTTGAATGTCATCATTAAGGCAGACGTTCATGGATCGTTAGAAGCCATTTCAACCAGTTTGTTGAAAGTGGCACATGAAGAAATTTCTGTGCGCGTGATGCATGGTGGTGTGGGTGGTATTACTGAAAGCGACATTAGCTTGGCAAATACATCCAATGCTATGATCATTGCGTTTAACGTGCGTGCGACTCCCCAAGCAAAAGAAGTCGCAACGCGTCAAGGTGTGGATATTCGATATTATTCCATTATTTATGAAGCAATCGATGATGTGAAAAAAGCGATGTCTGGATTGTTGTCGCCTCATTTGAAAGAAAACTTCTTAGGCTATGCAGAAATCCGTCAAGTATTTACGATTACTGGATCGGGTAAGATTGCGGGTTGTATGATCACAAGTGGTACGGTAAAGCGTGGCTGTAAGGTTCGTTTGATTCGTGATAACGTTGTGATTCATGAAGGTGATTTAAAATCATTGCGTCGTGAAAAAGAAGAAGTGAAAGAAGTTCGTGAAGGCTTTGAATGTGGTATTGCTCTGCAGAGTTACCAAGACATTAAAGAAAAAGATATGATCGAATGTTTCGAAGTGGAAGAGATTGCCCGTGTCGTTTCTTAA
- the nusA gene encoding transcription termination factor NusA, whose protein sequence is MKPELIQVIDAVAQEKGLNADEIYVAVEEAIRKAARAKYGIEYEIEAKISRQTADIKLYLCHNVVEEVMDPYTEISLDDARKKNPEAVLGTVLREILPPINLGRVTAQTAKQVIYNKVREAERAKQFDEFKDKMHQVISGVVKRSDFTGVVIDLNKVEAFLRREEMIPRESFRPGDRIRAYVLDIKNDHRGMQVLLSRTHPIFLAKLFAQEVPEIYDGVIEIKNVARDPGSRAKIAVYSFDPSIDPVGSCVGVRGSRVQAVVDELQGEKIDVIAWSPSPATTIVNALSPAEVERVVLDEGNRRIEVIVPDDQLSIAIGRRGQNVKLASMLTGWLIEVMTASDAEARRAERYKKLSQTFIDALDVDSVIAHLLVGEGFESVREIAEIDPEELKAIEGFDEDIAAELQTRGQQYIIHQEANFKKEYAELNGSDELVAFFPELEFSDFITLAKNDVKTIDDFAGLANDELAEILPGTITERKASDLIMRARKLWSQDDVTVQS, encoded by the coding sequence ATGAAACCTGAGTTAATTCAAGTCATTGACGCAGTTGCGCAAGAAAAAGGATTAAATGCAGACGAAATTTACGTCGCTGTAGAAGAAGCGATTCGTAAGGCTGCTCGTGCAAAATATGGCATCGAATACGAAATTGAAGCCAAGATCAGCCGACAGACGGCAGACATCAAATTATATTTGTGTCATAATGTTGTTGAAGAGGTTATGGATCCGTATACGGAAATTTCTTTAGACGATGCACGCAAAAAAAATCCTGAGGCTGTACTTGGAACAGTTCTAAGAGAGATTTTGCCCCCCATCAATTTAGGTCGAGTTACTGCCCAAACAGCAAAGCAAGTTATTTACAATAAAGTACGTGAAGCTGAGCGTGCAAAACAGTTTGATGAATTCAAAGACAAAATGCATCAAGTGATCAGCGGCGTTGTTAAGCGCTCTGATTTTACTGGTGTTGTCATTGATTTGAATAAAGTAGAGGCATTTTTGCGTCGTGAAGAAATGATTCCAAGGGAAAGTTTTAGACCCGGCGATCGTATTCGTGCGTATGTCTTAGACATTAAAAATGATCATCGCGGGATGCAAGTATTGTTGTCTCGTACGCATCCAATTTTCTTGGCTAAACTTTTTGCTCAAGAAGTTCCTGAAATTTATGATGGCGTTATCGAAATTAAAAACGTTGCCAGAGATCCTGGTAGTCGAGCAAAGATCGCGGTCTATTCATTTGACCCCAGTATTGATCCAGTGGGAAGTTGCGTGGGTGTTCGTGGTAGCCGTGTGCAAGCCGTTGTGGATGAATTGCAAGGCGAAAAGATAGATGTCATTGCGTGGTCTCCAAGCCCTGCAACAACAATTGTAAACGCACTTTCTCCTGCTGAGGTAGAGCGTGTAGTTTTGGATGAAGGTAATCGACGGATTGAAGTGATCGTTCCGGATGATCAGTTAAGTATTGCGATTGGTCGACGTGGACAAAACGTGAAATTGGCATCAATGTTAACTGGGTGGCTGATTGAAGTAATGACAGCATCTGATGCAGAAGCGCGTCGTGCTGAACGTTACAAAAAGTTATCTCAAACATTTATCGATGCATTAGATGTGGATTCTGTGATTGCTCATTTATTGGTCGGCGAAGGCTTTGAAAGCGTTAGAGAAATTGCTGAAATTGATCCAGAGGAATTAAAGGCAATTGAAGGATTTGATGAAGATATTGCTGCGGAATTACAAACCCGCGGACAACAATATATCATTCATCAAGAAGCTAACTTTAAAAAAGAGTACGCAGAGTTAAATGGATCAGATGAACTTGTTGCGTTTTTCCCAGAGTTAGAATTTTCTGATTTTATTACGTTAGCAAAAAATGACGTTAAAACAATCGATGATTTTGCCGGACTTGCAAATGACGAATTAGCCGAAATTTTACCTGGCACGATTACAGAACGAAAAGCATCAGACTTAATTATGCGTGCGCGCAAATTGTGGTCGCAGGACGATGTTACGGTACAGTCCTAA
- the rimP gene encoding ribosome maturation factor RimP, with protein sequence MSINAKIQNIIEAPLSSLGFGVVQVKFIEHAQPKLEILIERLDFVPVTVEDCMKANRTISTHLDVEDPIHKAYTLEVSSAGIDRPLIGIKDYVRFVGYKINIQTLVPFEGSKKFKGILESANETHVVIKSEIPMLENVVEIPFDEIQKAKLDLDYMIELKMRERKEQK encoded by the coding sequence ATGAGTATTAATGCAAAAATACAAAATATAATAGAAGCGCCGTTAAGCAGCTTAGGGTTTGGCGTTGTTCAAGTAAAGTTTATAGAACATGCTCAACCAAAATTAGAGATTCTAATTGAACGATTGGATTTTGTTCCTGTGACGGTTGAAGATTGCATGAAAGCCAATCGAACAATTTCAACACATTTAGATGTTGAAGATCCGATACATAAAGCATATACGTTAGAGGTAAGCTCTGCTGGGATTGATCGTCCGTTGATAGGGATAAAAGATTACGTTAGATTTGTTGGGTATAAAATCAATATTCAGACATTGGTACCTTTTGAAGGATCTAAAAAGTTCAAAGGGATCTTGGAGAGCGCTAATGAAACCCATGTGGTTATAAAATCTGAAATTCCAATGTTGGAAAATGTGGTTGAAATACCTTTTGATGAGATTCAAAAGGCCAAGCTAGACCTGGATTATATGATTGAACTAAAGATGAGAGAGAGGAAAGAGCAGAAATGA
- the rpsD gene encoding 30S ribosomal protein S4 codes for MSKRINCKYKIDRRLGVNLWGRAKSPVNKRDYAPGQHGQSRKKPTDYAIQLMAKQKLKGYYGNVSERRFRRYFEEAVRRRGDTGEHLINLLERRLDAVIYRMKFAPTPFAARQFVNHGHVLVNGKRVDIPSCAVADGDEIVLVSALKENAIVLAAVKSNERDVPDYMEVDHKQMKGKFLRTPRFEDVPYPVQMEPHLVIEFYSR; via the coding sequence ATGTCAAAACGTATTAATTGTAAATATAAAATTGACCGTCGTTTAGGCGTTAATTTGTGGGGACGTGCCAAGAGTCCGGTTAACAAACGTGACTACGCTCCAGGTCAACATGGCCAGAGTCGTAAAAAACCCACAGACTATGCTATTCAGCTTATGGCTAAACAAAAGCTGAAAGGGTATTACGGAAATGTCAGCGAGCGTCGCTTTCGTCGTTATTTCGAAGAAGCAGTGCGTCGTCGCGGTGACACAGGTGAGCATTTAATTAACTTGTTAGAGCGTCGTTTGGATGCGGTAATTTACCGTATGAAATTTGCTCCAACACCGTTTGCTGCTCGTCAATTCGTAAACCACGGTCATGTACTGGTAAATGGTAAGCGCGTGGATATTCCATCTTGCGCGGTTGCTGATGGTGATGAAATTGTATTGGTTAGTGCACTCAAAGAAAATGCGATTGTGCTTGCTGCGGTTAAATCAAATGAACGCGATGTTCCGGACTATATGGAAGTAGATCACAAGCAAATGAAGGGTAAGTTCTTAAGAACGCCTCGATTTGAAGATGTGCCTTATCCAGTCCAGATGGAACCTCATCTTGTGATTGAGTTCTACTCACGTTAA
- a CDS encoding sodium-dependent bicarbonate transport family permease, with the protein MDILLSSPGIFFAVGLLLSRLNKNVHLPREVIRFLSIYLVISIGLKGGKELRNLDAMLAAQAVGLGVLLGLVHGALLFYGLRCFSKFGSEKSASLAAHYGSVSVGTFMVAVTFLKVEGILFESELYLFLVAMECPAILIALGLHQIHQTRSGFHLPTILRKVFYHETIVALLFGLVVGTVANITFLDSLKPFYGDLFVGVLTFFMLSMGMEAGHYWDQIKDVGLKFVWWGIALQLFGAMLGLIAGIGFGLSAGGTTLLMILMGSASYIAAPCVMRESLPNANNSAVFLLSLGITFPINVLFGVKGYLFIAQYIVG; encoded by the coding sequence ATGGATATCTTGTTGTCGTCGCCAGGAATATTTTTTGCAGTGGGGTTATTACTATCCCGGTTAAATAAAAATGTCCACTTGCCCAGAGAGGTCATACGGTTTTTATCTATATACTTAGTCATCAGCATTGGGTTAAAAGGTGGAAAAGAACTGCGGAACCTGGATGCCATGCTTGCTGCCCAAGCTGTTGGATTAGGGGTTCTATTAGGTTTAGTCCACGGGGCTTTGTTATTTTATGGATTGCGATGCTTTTCAAAGTTTGGATCTGAAAAATCTGCTTCCCTAGCGGCTCATTATGGTTCTGTAAGTGTCGGAACGTTTATGGTTGCTGTAACTTTTCTAAAGGTCGAGGGTATTCTTTTTGAATCAGAGTTATACTTATTTTTAGTGGCAATGGAATGTCCTGCGATTCTAATTGCATTAGGATTGCATCAAATACACCAAACTCGATCGGGGTTTCACTTGCCGACGATTTTACGCAAAGTATTCTATCATGAAACGATTGTTGCGTTGTTGTTTGGCTTGGTTGTTGGAACAGTGGCTAATATTACATTTTTAGATAGCCTAAAACCATTTTATGGCGATTTGTTCGTTGGAGTTTTGACATTCTTTATGTTGTCCATGGGAATGGAAGCCGGGCATTATTGGGATCAAATTAAAGACGTTGGATTAAAATTTGTGTGGTGGGGTATTGCCTTGCAATTATTTGGCGCAATGCTTGGTTTGATTGCGGGTATTGGGTTTGGGCTGTCGGCAGGAGGCACAACGTTGTTAATGATTTTAATGGGAAGTGCATCATATATTGCAGCCCCTTGCGTGATGCGAGAGTCATTACCCAATGCAAATAACTCTGCTGTATTTTTATTGTCGTTGGGCATTACGTTTCCCATCAATGTTTTGTTTGGTGTGAAGGGATATTTGTTTATTGCTCAATATATTGTTGGGTAA
- a CDS encoding 23S rRNA (adenine(2030)-N(6))-methyltransferase RlmJ produces MNYRHSYHAGGACDVVKHALLVGVLKSFQEKQKPFGVLDTHAGTGLYYLESIESAKTSEYEQGIKQVWKTSPHHPILQAYLKTIQAFNSDGILKYYPGSPLVIDRFLGESDHLTCAELHPQDGKDLKDTLKHQKQISVHLQDGYLAPKAFLPFAQKRGVILMDPPFEEKSDFDRMVVALKEGLLKFPQGVFMLWYPLKNFDQQQGFYDQLRAMNLSNALKTEFYFYKAPVDGRLNGSGMVIVNLPWGLEGEVRSVFAELNTVLAFEPAAPWSIEALSENLS; encoded by the coding sequence ATGAATTATCGCCATAGTTATCATGCCGGAGGAGCCTGTGATGTTGTAAAACATGCACTGCTGGTTGGGGTGTTAAAATCATTCCAAGAAAAGCAAAAGCCATTCGGTGTTTTAGACACGCATGCGGGAACTGGTTTATATTATTTGGAAAGCATAGAATCTGCAAAGACCAGTGAATATGAGCAGGGGATTAAGCAAGTATGGAAAACCTCTCCACATCATCCTATTCTTCAAGCATATCTAAAAACAATCCAAGCCTTTAATTCGGATGGTATTTTAAAATATTATCCGGGATCGCCTTTGGTTATAGATAGATTTTTAGGAGAGTCGGATCATTTAACGTGCGCTGAATTGCATCCTCAGGATGGTAAAGATTTAAAGGATACTCTTAAACATCAGAAACAAATTTCAGTTCATTTGCAAGATGGTTATCTGGCGCCTAAGGCATTTTTACCGTTTGCTCAAAAACGCGGTGTGATTTTAATGGATCCTCCGTTTGAAGAAAAAAGCGATTTTGATCGCATGGTCGTGGCACTTAAAGAAGGGTTGTTAAAATTTCCGCAAGGCGTATTTATGCTATGGTATCCATTAAAGAATTTTGATCAGCAACAAGGGTTTTATGATCAGTTAAGGGCGATGAATCTCTCCAATGCTCTGAAGACAGAGTTTTATTTTTATAAGGCTCCAGTTGATGGGCGCCTTAATGGTTCGGGTATGGTGATTGTGAATTTACCCTGGGGTTTGGAAGGTGAAGTACGTTCGGTTTTTGCAGAATTAAATACGGTGTTGGCATTTGAACCTGCAGCACCATGGAGCATAGAAGCGTTGTCGGAAAACCTTAGCTGA